A part of Spodoptera frugiperda isolate SF20-4 chromosome 25, AGI-APGP_CSIRO_Sfru_2.0, whole genome shotgun sequence genomic DNA contains:
- the LOC118280457 gene encoding transmembrane protein 9B isoform X3, which translates to MDPKIIMLLMSLALVKAQFFEDRRCRCVCPSPAAVLNTTTTRQIYTGNVPPNLCNCEDVVFPLIREELEGKLYMFCPRCDCMYETRNTSLIMAVVAMIILLLMVLILYAIAIWILKAILRRQTRTVSRTPESTELPHTAVQRTEERSLLLWDDPEN; encoded by the exons GCGCAATTCTTCGAAGATCGTCGGTGTCGGTGCGTGTGTCCAAGTCCTGCTGCAGTTCTGAACACCACGACCACTCGCCAGATCTATACTGGGAACGTTCCTCCGAACCTCTG TAACTGCGAGGATGTTGTGTTTCCTTTGATTAGAGAAGAGCTGGAAGGTAAACTCTATATGTTTTGCCCAAGGTGTGATTGTATGTACGAGACACGTAACACGAGCCTTATTATG GCCGTCGTTGCAATGATAATTCTTCTGTTAATGGTATTGATACTGTATGCCATCGCCATATGGATACTGAAAGCTATTCTGAGGCGCCAAACGCGAACCGTTTCGCGAACGCCTGAATCGACGGAACTACCTCACACTGCAGTACAGAGGACTGAAGAG AGAAGTTTGTTGCTATGGGACGACCCTGAAAACTAA